A single Echinimonas agarilytica DNA region contains:
- the cmoA gene encoding carboxy-S-adenosyl-L-methionine synthase CmoA, with the protein MTNRLTDTIYSSPIEQMSDFNFDQRVAEVFPDMIQRSVPGYQTILHTLGLLTERYAQAETNLYDLGCSLGAASLMMRRHNTQSHCKIIAVDNSEAMLERCQHHIDSYRGDTPIELHCQNIQDTEITNASIVVLNFTLQFVPPEQRQAILNKIAAGLKPGGLLLLSEKVRDNSASMNELLIDLHHEFKRTNGYSELEISQKRTALENVMKTDTIDLHHQRLSEAGFSESGVWYQSYNFCSIIAIK; encoded by the coding sequence GTGACTAACCGCTTAACCGACACCATATACTCTTCGCCCATTGAACAGATGAGCGACTTCAACTTCGACCAGCGCGTTGCTGAAGTTTTTCCTGACATGATCCAGCGCTCTGTGCCGGGCTACCAAACCATACTGCACACGTTGGGACTGCTAACCGAGCGATACGCACAAGCTGAGACAAACCTATATGATCTAGGCTGCTCGTTAGGTGCAGCAAGCTTGATGATGCGCCGCCACAACACTCAGAGCCACTGTAAAATAATTGCTGTTGATAACTCAGAAGCAATGCTTGAGCGATGCCAGCATCATATTGACTCATATCGCGGTGACACTCCTATCGAATTGCACTGCCAGAATATTCAAGACACAGAAATTACCAACGCTTCCATCGTTGTTTTAAATTTCACCTTGCAATTTGTCCCACCAGAGCAACGCCAAGCCATCTTAAATAAGATTGCTGCAGGACTAAAACCTGGCGGACTACTGCTGTTGTCAGAAAAGGTTCGCGATAATTCGGCATCGATGAATGAACTATTGATCGATTTACATCACGAATTCAAGCGGACCAATGGCTATAGCGAATTGGAAATTAGCCAAAAGAGAACTGCGCTCGAAAATGTCATGAAAACCGACACCATTGATTTACATCATCAGCGCCTTAGTGAAGCTGGGTTTTCCGAATCGGGCGTGTGGTACCAGAGTTATAATTTCTGCTCTATCATCGCGATTAAATAA
- a CDS encoding phosphotransferase enzyme family protein, whose amino-acid sequence MATPILKRLEDVLQHYGLEPQANIEICATSGVNEIFFVQTQRGKIALKHHIQNNSMSRLHQEAEFALKLHQNGCPTPRVIANKNGQPVTEYRRSELYIASEFIKGNTFPEGERITDEHIRNLSLGLATFHQVGQDFALNSTSQQICSYNLSGLTNKLMTYRCELHTLEQSNACANAMLNLMHSAMPMAMGLSRMLTPELIKKCQKTNILGSFHRSNFLCDDDAKLVACLGLDDARKDLRIYDLFQFALYCVEQGHGQRESRASREDGWRHCLKLIIGTYSERQPLTKEELECLPALVQVHFLQRLAEHQFDVTDRGFDLVMVKLQKTMAYLDSDTQALTDICFEILSAEYA is encoded by the coding sequence ATGGCAACGCCAATTCTCAAGCGATTGGAAGACGTTCTTCAGCATTATGGTTTGGAGCCTCAAGCCAATATTGAAATCTGCGCAACATCTGGCGTCAACGAAATATTTTTTGTTCAAACTCAGCGCGGCAAGATCGCCTTAAAACACCACATTCAAAACAACAGTATGAGTCGGCTTCATCAAGAAGCTGAATTTGCTTTAAAGCTTCATCAAAACGGTTGCCCTACACCGCGAGTCATTGCGAATAAAAATGGGCAGCCGGTCACTGAATATCGGCGCTCAGAGCTGTACATAGCAAGTGAATTTATCAAGGGTAATACATTTCCTGAAGGAGAAAGAATTACCGATGAACACATTCGAAACCTAAGTTTAGGGCTGGCAACTTTTCATCAAGTGGGTCAAGACTTCGCGCTCAATTCAACGTCTCAACAAATTTGTAGTTATAACTTGTCAGGATTAACCAATAAGTTAATGACGTACCGCTGCGAGTTACACACGCTGGAACAAAGCAACGCATGTGCTAATGCTATGTTGAACCTGATGCACAGCGCCATGCCGATGGCGATGGGCTTGTCGCGTATGTTGACCCCTGAGCTTATCAAGAAATGTCAAAAGACTAATATTTTAGGCTCATTCCATCGCTCCAATTTTCTTTGCGATGATGATGCCAAGCTAGTTGCCTGTTTAGGTTTAGATGACGCGCGAAAAGATTTGAGAATTTACGACTTATTTCAGTTCGCATTGTATTGCGTCGAACAAGGGCATGGCCAACGCGAAAGCAGAGCGAGCCGAGAAGACGGTTGGCGTCATTGTTTGAAGCTAATCATTGGTACCTATTCAGAGCGCCAACCTTTGACAAAAGAAGAGCTTGAATGCCTTCCTGCCTTAGTTCAGGTTCACTTTTTACAACGACTGGCAGAACATCAGTTTGACGTCACCGATCGAGGTTTTGACTTGGTAATGGTTAAATTGCAAAAGACCATGGCGTACTTAGACTCAGATACACAAGCATTAACGGATATATGCTTTGAAATACTGAGTGCAGAGTACGCATAA
- a CDS encoding NAD-dependent epimerase, protein MKILVTGAAGFIGFHLSKRLCESGIEVVGIDNLNNYYDVQLKLDRLAILEPLESFRFIKLDLADREGMAQLFETEKFDRVIHLAAQAGVRHSLKAPFEYVDSNLTGMMSILEGCRHSKVQHLVFASSSSVYGMNESMPFTTDDNVDHPVSLYAASKKANELMAHSYAHLYGLPTTGLRFFTVYGPWGRPDMAYFLFTDAMLAGKPIKVFNHGKMRRDFTYIDDIVEGILRVADKVPQPNPDWASAAPSASKAPYKIYNIGNNEPEELGVFISTLEKHLGIEAEKEMLPMQAGDVPATAANIDDLVRDVGFSPSTTIDKGLGEFVKWYKSYYS, encoded by the coding sequence ATGAAAATACTGGTCACGGGTGCCGCTGGGTTTATCGGCTTCCATTTGAGCAAGCGATTGTGTGAGTCGGGTATTGAGGTTGTGGGTATCGACAACCTCAATAATTACTATGATGTGCAATTGAAGTTGGATCGTCTTGCGATTTTAGAGCCACTCGAAAGCTTTCGTTTTATCAAACTAGATCTGGCTGACCGTGAGGGCATGGCTCAACTATTTGAAACAGAGAAATTTGACCGAGTGATTCACTTAGCCGCTCAGGCTGGGGTTCGTCATTCACTCAAAGCTCCATTTGAATATGTTGATTCAAACCTAACAGGGATGATGTCAATCCTAGAAGGATGTCGACATAGTAAGGTTCAACATCTCGTGTTTGCATCATCAAGTTCAGTGTATGGCATGAATGAATCGATGCCTTTCACCACAGATGACAATGTTGATCATCCCGTGTCTTTGTATGCTGCGTCCAAGAAAGCGAATGAGCTGATGGCTCATAGCTATGCGCACTTGTATGGTCTGCCTACCACTGGATTGCGGTTCTTTACCGTATATGGCCCGTGGGGACGTCCTGATATGGCTTATTTCTTGTTCACTGATGCAATGTTGGCAGGCAAGCCAATCAAGGTATTTAATCATGGAAAAATGCGTCGTGACTTTACCTATATTGATGACATCGTAGAGGGAATTTTGCGGGTTGCAGACAAAGTGCCGCAACCGAACCCAGACTGGGCTTCTGCCGCGCCGTCGGCAAGCAAAGCACCTTATAAGATCTACAATATCGGCAATAACGAGCCTGAAGAATTGGGTGTATTTATTAGTACACTTGAGAAGCATTTGGGGATCGAAGCAGAAAAAGAAATGTTACCGATGCAAGCCGGAGATGTGCCTGCAACTGCTGCCAACATTGATGATCTCGTTCGAGATGTGGGGTTCTCACCTTCCACCACTATCGACAAAGGTTTAGGTGAGTTTGTGAAATGGTATAAGTCGTACTATTCCTAA
- the cmoB gene encoding tRNA 5-methoxyuridine(34)/uridine 5-oxyacetic acid(34) synthase CmoB yields the protein MIHFDDFYRELAYSNMSHWLETIPGQLGQWQRELRNSKFAGWQRVLNKLPEHACTDVNFSDMVRIGPLEGNDESLRNKLEGLLTQFHPWRKGPYHVHGLHIDTEWRSDWKWDRIKHHIQPLEGRTILDVGCGNGYHMWRMKGAGASMVVGIDPAELFLMQFMAIKRLAGNPPGIHLLPIGVEQMPALQSFDTVFSMGVLYHRKSPIDHIQQLFDLLRPGGELVLETLVVTGDKQQVLVPDDRYAKMRNVWFLPSAKALELWLNRVGFTHVELIDLDQTSIDEQRRTDWMTNESLADFLDPNDVNKTVEGHPAPLRAALIAKKPI from the coding sequence ATGATTCATTTTGACGATTTTTACCGTGAATTAGCCTATTCAAATATGAGCCACTGGTTAGAAACCATTCCAGGGCAACTCGGTCAGTGGCAACGAGAGCTTCGCAATAGCAAGTTTGCCGGTTGGCAGCGCGTGTTGAACAAATTACCAGAGCATGCCTGCACCGATGTGAACTTTTCAGACATGGTTCGAATTGGCCCGCTTGAAGGGAATGATGAAAGTCTTCGTAACAAGCTCGAAGGTTTACTGACTCAATTTCACCCATGGCGAAAAGGCCCATACCACGTACATGGTTTGCATATTGATACCGAGTGGCGTTCGGATTGGAAATGGGACCGGATCAAACACCACATTCAGCCATTAGAAGGCCGCACAATACTCGACGTAGGTTGTGGCAATGGTTACCACATGTGGCGAATGAAAGGCGCTGGGGCAAGTATGGTGGTCGGTATCGATCCCGCTGAATTGTTTTTAATGCAATTCATGGCAATCAAGCGACTGGCTGGAAATCCCCCAGGCATTCACTTGTTACCCATTGGGGTAGAGCAAATGCCTGCCCTACAGTCATTTGATACCGTATTTTCAATGGGCGTTTTATATCATCGCAAATCACCTATTGACCACATTCAACAATTATTCGATTTATTAAGACCCGGTGGCGAGCTCGTCCTCGAGACCTTGGTCGTTACCGGTGACAAACAGCAAGTGCTAGTGCCCGACGACCGATATGCAAAAATGCGAAATGTATGGTTTTTACCTAGCGCAAAAGCACTAGAATTGTGGTTAAATCGAGTAGGCTTTACCCATGTTGAATTAATCGATTTGGATCAAACCAGCATTGACGAGCAACGCCGAACGGACTGGATGACAAATGAGAGTCTTGCAGATTTTCTAGACCCGAATGACGTCAATAAAACAGTCGAAGGCCATCCTGCCCCACTGCGGGCTGCTCTGATTGCTAAAAAACCGATTTAG